Below is a genomic region from Brassica rapa cultivar Chiifu-401-42 chromosome A08, CAAS_Brap_v3.01, whole genome shotgun sequence.
GGAGGTCGAGGTCTCAGCCATGGAGAAGAGCAGCTCAGATTAAACCTTGTTCTCTAATAACGTTAAGAACCTGTGAAGTGCTGCCATATGCCTAGGAGAAAGTGCAAAGGCAAAGCGGAGAAAGGTTTTAGCTTTCGACTCCGTGATGCATTGGCGAACCGGTTCAATTTCTTGGTTAACTGTTTAATTGGTACCTTAACCCAGTACAAAAATGTACTAGTTTGTTTGCAAATCAGAGTAATTGGTACCTTAACCCAGTACAAAAaaagtaattatttttttactttgatttatatttactttacaCGTGGATTAGATAACACGCCGCGAAGACAATAATTAcaccttttgttttgtttctgttttaGATGACATAATCAGACCACTCGGTTAAGTACGATGTCTGGTCCATGCTCAAACCGGGTATCTTATCAAGCATTTTCGGATTCTCTTTCCCACCGATCAATCTCGCCGGGTTTCCCACCGCCGTCGTATGCGGCGGCACGTCTTTAAGCACCACCGACCCCGATCCAACCTTAGCTCCCTCGCCGATTGTTATGTTCCCCAATACACAAGTCCCTGCTCCGATCAAGACTCCGTCACCGATCTTCGGATGCCGATCGCCGCACTGCTTCCCTGTTCCTCCGAGCGTCACGCCGTGGAGAATCGAAACGTTGTCTCCAACCACCGCAGTCTCTCCGATCACCACGGCCGTCGCGTGATCTAACAACACCCCTTTCCCGATCTTAGCTCCGGGATGGATATCGACGGCGAAAGCTTCGGATACTCTGTTTTGGATGAGCAAAGCGAGGATCTTTCTGTCTTGGGCCCAGAGCTTGTGAGCGATGCGATGAGCTTGACAAGCGAGAAAGCCTTTGAAGCTTAGGAAGCAGTGGACGTAGCTAACGCAAGCTGGGTCTCTTTCCTTTGCTGCTAACAGGTCTTGTTTCGCCGATTCGATGATCGCTGGGCTTTCTTCCAAGACGCTGATGAAGAGTTCGAAGAGGGTGTTGCTTGGTAAGGCTAAAGTGCTTAGCTTTACCGAGAGAATGTTCGCCAAAGCGGATTCTAAGGATCGGTGCGATGTAATGGAAGAGTGATAGTAGCTTGACAAAACCGGTTCTTGCTCGACGTCGGATTTAGCTTCGTCAAGCATCTTAAACCAGACATCACCATCGTCTCGATCAAAATCTGGAACCAGAGAGCTTGTGATTGTGATGGGTGATCGTGAAATTCGACCAGGGAAGAGATTTATGTAATGGAAGCGAGAATCATCGTCTTGACAAAGAAGGGCTTTTCCGGTGCTTCTGGAAGTGTCGATGCAGGGTGccatttgaatatttaattgcAGGAAAGGCAGAAAGAGAGAGCGAATGGTTGTGtggagaagaagataaacaGAGACCTTATATAGACGAGAACATGTTCGctacttccttttttttttttgtatgggTAAATTTGTAAGAGTATACATGAAAAGTAATAACGTGACGGTCATTCTAGTATCATCACCATAATCATAAATCTACACTATTCACCTTCCACATGCTACACGTTTTCCAAATATACACAAACGACGCACCTATGCATAGACTCTTTGACAAATCTTACACAGTACATGCTTGCATACTCTATGTTTAGTTCTACTGATAAAACTAAAATAGTATCATAGCCAATTTTAAACAGCAGAGGACAGTATCATAAAAGAAATTGACACACCAATAGGATTTTGATCGCTATCATGTGTTGCAAACTATATCACTCCATGTTCTAAAAATCAATTTAGGCGGAGCGTTGGCGGCCACTTAAACAACAAATCAGTTATAGATAAAacgattttttcaaaatttgatttatgCGATTCAgattggtttaatttttttaaattggttaAAAACAGTTTAACTCGGTTTAAATCGTTATAATTGATCCAAATCTCTTAAATCAAACAATAATGTTAATGAAAATTCACAAACTAgtcttattttttctttgtatataattttaataatttatcaaaataattatataattaaacttaaaactaatatatataatataattgaaaaatatataattaataaattaataatttattaacaattagTCTCCGCCTAACTTTCAGAAAATTCGTGTAGTCGTTCATCCTTTACAAACAAACGAAGAGTTACCATCTAACGATTTTTTGGACATTGATATCACTATGCCTCAAATATAGCGGCTCTAGTGAATTATAATCTTTTATCTAGTGATTTTGTATTATAGTAAAAAAGTTGTTAACTAAGACGACAAGCAACACAAAAAACacattttgtaaattttattggttCGCGGTAATATTAACCTGGTTAACTTTATCTACATTTTTTAAAGACTTATCTaaccttattttattttttctttccaaaatggagtaaataGAGTATAGAGTAAACTATATTCTAtttctcactccataatgaaatttattccaaaaatggagtaatctattttttttgttcttaacTCTATTATGGAGTACGAAATGGAAGTAGGATttgaacatttttattttatattctatttattccattttggaaaaaaatatagagttttacATTGAAGATGCTCTAAGCAGCTTAATGTTCATCGGTCTCGCATGTTTATTGTGgagtcattcttgggttcaccccctagggtgaacttctaggttcaccaaccaataggatttcattatttcaaattcgatatcttttaaaaaaagaaataaaatattctcaaattatattatgtttttaaaataaaaaagtaaaaaaaatagttcCTAAATTGCTCCTAATCCCTAAAAAATAAGTCTTTATTGTGTCACCTACTTTTTAATCAATATCATCAGCTCCTAAAttgttctttattttatttctatataaGTAGTTCAAAGCAACAATCAAAATAACTAACACTAGTATTTGTATATACTATTCAATTTTGAATTTATCTAATTattgagaaaacaaaaattaatgatttGGACCCAGTTTTGTAAAGCTAAGAAAAagaacataaaatattatttgtagaAAAGTAAAACAAGAAGAACGGTGACGTTTGTAATGACATATATGTCTGTGTTTGTCTAAAGTCTCCATTGATTCTTCAAGGTTACCTGGATGGCTGAATCTAatcattttcttctttcaaGCAAGAAGACTGAATCTAATCCTATTTCTCATTCTTGCAATTAGGATCTGATTAATTTGATTAACAGTCTTATTGCTTTTGTTTTCAGTGTTGATAGTATCATACTAGTGAGCAGTTCTTTTacacaaaattttggttttacaCTGACAGGTTTCAAGTGTGGTTAGAGTATACTACAAAATTTGATAGTATTTTACTCACGCAAGAAAATCTACAGTTATAGTATGATTTATAGCACACATGAAAAGCTAGTTCACAAAGAAAAAGGTTAGAAAGACCATTATTATGGTTACATATATTCACTAGTCAATATTGGAAATTCCAAATTGTAAGGAAAAATCAACTGACTGGTTATTAAACTTAAAAGTATAGAGAAAcgttatattataattattgtCAATTGCGTCTAAATGGTGCTTTGACACATGGTATATGTGACAAAATATTGGTTGTGTAAGAATCCATATTCTGTAAACCGATGAGTTAAAATATCTTATCTAGTTGGAATTTAAGGGTCTTTGACATCAGAAAACAAcaaggaaaaaaatcaaaatcacatCCTAATCTTTCCTTTTCATTGCCCACAACCACACATACATTATTTGGTTTTTTCATTTCAACTTCAACCGTTCAAATGGAAGTGGCTCTTCAGTTTATTGAAACACACAAAATCCCTACATTACTATTTAGTTTGCTTCTCAAAGAATATTGAAGAAATGTCAGAATATACTCTAGGATATATGTGGTTATTAACAACAGTAACAAGAATCTGAATTTATATCTTTGTGACAAACAATGTACGTACCTCATAAACTTTGGGTAATCCACATTCCTTTAAACCAATGAGTTAAATAAGTAAATTATCTTATCTAGTTGGAACTTAGGGGTCATTGACATtagaaaacaagaagaagaaaaaaatgaccTCCTACTCTTTCCTTTTCATTAGGTTTTATGAGTATTAGGTTTTCCACGTCAAAAACCAGCAGGGCGATCAAGTTGCATCATCAGTTTGAACAGTCGGGAGTAGAGAATATCTAACATCCTACGCTTGTGTTCCAAATGGAATGTAGCATCCCTGTAGACGTAATGCGGAGACTTGAGAACCCATCTTTGGCTTTTCATTGAGCGGAGTGAGGTATCTGCTTGCTTGCATGAGTCCTCTAAAAAATGATCTAAGCTTGATCCTATTCTCTTGCTTTGGCGGCATCTGGTAGCAGAAACAATATATCACCTTTAAATCTCTACAGAAACCATTAAAACATAGTATCCGATGTGCCAAATGGAGTTAAAAAAGGAGGTCTAATACTAGACAACATAACGGAGCCACCATTTTGatccaaaaagaaaacaacaacGGAGGCACCATTATAAGCCCATATCAAACCAAGCCCAAGCACGTGCCTCACTGTTGGTAAATTCTAGGATGATGATGAGTCTGGTAAGTAAATGGCAGTCTTGACCTCACTCACTCGtttcccttcttcttcttcttcctcttccttcttGTCCTCTAACGCTCGCCATCTCTTCCTTTCTCcatcttctccttctttttCCATCAAACAAAGATTCAATCTCTTCTCCTTCAAGCCATCTCGTTCTCTCGCATCCATgtcgtcgtcgtcttcttcttcccctCCTCTTCAAGAGAAAATCACCGCTCCTTATGGCTCCTGGAAGTCCCCGATCACCGCCGACATCGTTTCCGGAGCTTCGAAGCGTCTCGGCGGCACCGCCGTCGATTCCCGCGGCCGTCTCGTCTGGCTAGAGTCTCGCCCCAACGAATCCGGGTATCTTATCTTCCTACCTACTTTGATTTCAATCAGATTAGAAACTAATTGGATTGATTTGAATGTTGAAGGAGAGGGGTTTTGGTGGTGGAAGGAGAAAAGGGACCAATTGATATCACACCAAAAGAGTTGGCAGTGAGGACTCTAACTCAAGAGTACGGTGGTGGTGCTTTCCGGATTTCCGATGATCAACTTGTTTTCTCCAATTACAAAGATCAGCGCCTTTACACGCAACACATTCTTCACAAAGGTAATAACAACACCTCTCTCTCTTCGAGTTTGCTTAATTGGCAACTTCTCAATGTTGTTCTTGTTCTACTTTCAGATTCATCTCCGAAGCCAATCACCCCTGATTATGGTTCCCCAGCTGTTACTTATGCCGATGGAGTCTTTGATTCACGTTTTCACCGCTACATTACTGTTAGGGAAGGTTCGTTCCTTGCTCCTTTAACTGTTTGGTTTTGTCAGTGATTTATAACTGATCCGATTGGCTGGACTTTGTAGATGGTCGCCAGGACACATCAAACCCTATTACAACCATTGTGGAGGTCAATTTAAGTGGAGACACACTTGATggtaatcatcatcatcatatatccAACTTTGTTTGTAGTATTATTACTTGCCCTTGCAATGTATTTCTTTTGTGATCCAGAACCTAAAGTTCTTGTCAGTGGCAATGATTTTTATGCCTTTCCACGATTGGACCCCAACTGTGAGCGCTTGGCTTGGATTGAATGGACTCACCCTAACATGCCTTGGGATAAAGCACAGCTCTGGGTTGGCTACATTTCTGAGGCCGGGTGAGCATCTGCTACTTTCCACTTGCATTGCATATGGATTACTTTATATCGAGGCCGCTGATCATGTTCATGCTTTTATATAGTTCTTTTTTGTATTCCTTTACACTTGCATTTTGTTATTAATCAGAGAGCTATACCTTTTTTTGCAGAACTATTGATAAACGTGTATGTGTTGCTGGTTGTGATCCCGAGTATGTGGAATCTCCCACTGAGCCCAAGTGGTCACCAAGAGGTATTTGTCTGACATGAAATTATATGCAGAAAACGATCTACCATTTCCATTTCTTTCTCATAAGTTTTAGGCTAAACTAGGGTCTCTGACAATAAAAAGGAATCACTCGTTGCaatcatctttcttcttctagCCAATTAACCAAGATTGTGACTCTCTGACTTTATTATGCAGGTGAACTCTTTTTTGTAACTGACAGAAAGAACGGATTTTGGAATATACATAAATGGGTATAAAAAAACTCTTCCATTTGCCATTTATAGTTACATTTTAGTTTTCTAGTCTGCCTTTGATCAAtacatggattttttttttgtcacagatTGAAAGTACCAATGAGGTTGTTTCAGTATATCCTCTAGATGCTGAGTTTGCAAAACCGTTATGGGTTTTCGGTACAAACTCCTACGAAATTATCGAGTGCTCTGAAGAGAAGAACATAATTGCATGTAGCTATAGGTAATACGGAGCAAACCTAAAATTTAA
It encodes:
- the LOC103832545 gene encoding serine acetyltransferase 1, chloroplastic; protein product: MAPCIDTSRSTGKALLCQDDDSRFHYINLFPGRISRSPITITSSLVPDFDRDDGDVWFKMLDEAKSDVEQEPVLSSYYHSSITSHRSLESALANILSVKLSTLALPSNTLFELFISVLEESPAIIESAKQDLLAAKERDPACVSYVHCFLSFKGFLACQAHRIAHKLWAQDRKILALLIQNRVSEAFAVDIHPGAKIGKGVLLDHATAVVIGETAVVGDNVSILHGVTLGGTGKQCGDRHPKIGDGVLIGAGTCVLGNITIGEGAKVGSGSVVLKDVPPHTTAVGNPARLIGGKENPKMLDKIPGLSMDQTSYLTEWSDYVI
- the LOC103832547 gene encoding uncharacterized protein LOC103832547, which encodes MAVLTSLTRFPSSSSSSSFLSSNARHLFLSPSSPSFSIKQRFNLFSFKPSRSLASMSSSSSSSPPLQEKITAPYGSWKSPITADIVSGASKRLGGTAVDSRGRLVWLESRPNESGRGVLVVEGEKGPIDITPKELAVRTLTQEYGGGAFRISDDQLVFSNYKDQRLYTQHILHKDSSPKPITPDYGSPAVTYADGVFDSRFHRYITVREDGRQDTSNPITTIVEVNLSGDTLDEPKVLVSGNDFYAFPRLDPNCERLAWIEWTHPNMPWDKAQLWVGYISEAGTIDKRVCVAGCDPEYVESPTEPKWSPRGELFFVTDRKNGFWNIHKWIESTNEVVSVYPLDAEFAKPLWVFGTNSYEIIECSEEKNIIACSYRQKGKSYLGILDDSKGSCSLLDIPLTDYDNITLGNQCLYVEGASAVLPPSVAKVTLDQHKTKALSSEIVWSSSPDVLKYKAFFSVPELIEFPTEVPGQNAYAYYYPPTNPLYNASMEEKPPLLVKSHGGPTAESRGSLNLNIQYWTSRGWAFVDVNYGGSTGYGREYRERLLRRWGIVDVDDCCGCAKYLVSSGKADVKRLCISGGSAGGYTTLAALAFRDVFKAGASLYGVADLKMLKEEGHKFESRYIDNLVGEEKDFYERSPINFVDRFSCPIILFQGLEDKVVTPDQSRKIYQALKEKGLPVALVEYEGEQHGFRKAENIKYTLEQQMVFFARVVGGFQVADDISPLKIDNFDTSSDA